The Ancylobacter sp. WKF20 genome contains a region encoding:
- a CDS encoding AraC family transcriptional regulator has protein sequence MSLHVAPPPPAPLPLATYPSHAAARPGRDRLSVELGHMGVVVAISTPGARREPADDARLRLEVPPAAFDRYLGLFTDGERAGLASASDPVVRRLSRALDEIGSDPAASAGGFGGLYADALRLAIVARLAGSDAEDLSGAPLFVAPEPQVDAEAPIREPRRPKSGLPKWRFKRVAAYVEEHLGTSITLADMANAAGLSRMHFAAQFRVLTGLRPHEYLLRQRIERAQQMLVETRDPLVEIALAVGFQTQAHFTTVFRRFVGDTPYQWRAANRGRG, from the coding sequence ATGTCACTCCACGTCGCGCCCCCGCCGCCCGCGCCGCTGCCTCTCGCCACCTATCCGTCCCACGCAGCCGCGCGTCCCGGCCGCGATCGCCTGTCGGTCGAGCTCGGCCATATGGGCGTCGTGGTGGCGATCTCCACGCCCGGCGCCCGGCGCGAGCCGGCGGATGACGCCAGGCTCCGCCTCGAAGTGCCGCCGGCCGCCTTCGACCGCTATCTCGGCCTGTTCACCGACGGCGAGCGCGCCGGACTGGCAAGCGCCAGCGACCCGGTGGTGCGCCGTCTGTCCCGCGCGCTGGACGAGATCGGGAGCGATCCGGCCGCATCCGCCGGCGGCTTCGGCGGGCTCTACGCCGATGCGCTGCGCCTAGCCATCGTCGCCCGCCTCGCGGGCAGCGATGCCGAAGACCTGTCGGGCGCCCCCCTCTTCGTCGCCCCCGAGCCGCAGGTCGACGCCGAGGCCCCCATCCGCGAACCGCGCCGGCCGAAATCCGGCCTGCCGAAATGGCGTTTCAAGCGGGTGGCCGCCTATGTCGAGGAGCATCTGGGCACGAGCATCACGCTGGCCGACATGGCCAACGCCGCCGGGCTCAGCCGGATGCATTTCGCCGCCCAATTCCGTGTGCTGACCGGGCTGCGCCCGCATGAATATCTGCTGCGCCAGCGCATCGAGCGCGCCCAGCAGATGCTGGTGGAGACCCGCGACCCGCTGGTGGAGATCGCCCTGGCGGTCGGCTTCCAGACGCAGGCGCACTTCACCACCGTGTTCCGCCGTTTCGTCGGCGATACGCCCTATCAGTGGCGCGCGGCCAATCGCGGCCGCGGCTGA
- a CDS encoding alpha/beta hydrolase: protein MGYVTTKDGVEIFYKDWGPKNAQPIVFHHGWPLSADDWDTQMMFFLANGYRVVASDRRGHGRSSQVSDGHDMDHYAADVSAVVEHLDLKNAVHIGHSTGGGQVARYVAKYGIPQGRVAKAVLVAAVPPIMLKTEAYPGGLPIEVFDGFRAALAANRAQFFLDVAAGPFYGFNREGAKVSQGVINNWWRQGMMGAAKAHYDGIKAFSETDQTADLKAMTVPTLVLQGDDDQIVPYKEAAELQAKLLPNPTLKIYPGFPHGMLTTHADVVNPDILAFIKG, encoded by the coding sequence ATGGGTTACGTCACCACCAAGGACGGCGTCGAAATCTTCTACAAGGACTGGGGTCCGAAGAACGCCCAGCCCATCGTCTTCCACCACGGCTGGCCGCTCTCGGCGGACGACTGGGACACGCAGATGATGTTCTTCCTGGCCAATGGCTACCGCGTGGTCGCCAGCGACCGCCGCGGCCATGGCCGCTCGTCGCAGGTCAGCGACGGTCATGACATGGACCACTACGCCGCCGACGTCTCGGCCGTGGTCGAGCATCTCGACCTGAAGAACGCCGTCCATATCGGCCATTCCACCGGCGGCGGGCAGGTCGCGCGCTATGTGGCGAAGTACGGCATTCCGCAGGGCCGCGTCGCCAAGGCTGTGCTGGTCGCCGCCGTGCCGCCGATCATGCTGAAGACCGAGGCCTATCCGGGTGGCCTGCCGATCGAGGTGTTCGACGGCTTCCGCGCCGCGCTCGCCGCCAACCGCGCGCAGTTCTTCCTCGATGTCGCCGCCGGGCCGTTCTACGGCTTCAACCGCGAAGGCGCGAAGGTCTCGCAGGGCGTGATCAATAATTGGTGGCGCCAGGGCATGATGGGCGCCGCCAAGGCGCATTACGATGGCATCAAGGCCTTCTCCGAGACCGACCAGACGGCCGACCTCAAGGCGATGACCGTGCCGACCCTCGTGCTGCAGGGCGATGACGACCAGATCGTGCCCTACAAGGAGGCCGCCGAACTGCAGGCGAAGCTGCTGCCGAACCCGACGCTCAAGATCTATCCGGGCTTCCCGCACGGCATGCTCACAACCCATGCCGATGTCGTCAACCCGGACATCCTCGCCTTCATCAAGGGCTGA